The DNA region GGCGGCGGTGGCCTCCTCAACGGCGCCCTCCACCGTGGTCATCGCGTCTTCCGTGGCTTGCTCGGCCGCCTCGGTGGCGGCTCCCGCGGCCTCACCGGCCTCCTCCACTGCGTCCTCGGCGGCGTCGACAGCCTCTTCCGCGGCGGCGGCCGGTTCCTCGGAGGCCGTACCGAAGCCGCCGCTCGAATACACGTAGGCCCCGCCCGCGACGACGGCGGCGATAACAATCCAAATCACATAGCGCATGGCGCTTCCTTTCTTCCGTGGCGCGGCCGCATCCTGCGGCACCCGCCTTCATAATGTGGGCACTGCCATAAAAATTCGGAAGCCGCACGGAGAGTTCCATGCAATTTCGGCCTGCCCTTGCGTGTCGCCGCGCCCCGGCGTGGCAACAATCCCCCCACGTGGCGCCGAGGCGGCCCCGTTGTCGGGAATGACCTTGAATCACGCCGCACGCGCGTCTATTTTGCGGCTTCGCAATCGGACCCACGATAAAAGGAAAAAGATCATAGCCCGCAGACCCCACAACGCGCCGCCAACGCGCGACACCGGACCCCGCGTCAACGACCGCATCCGCGCTCCGGAAATACGACTGATCGATGAAAATGGGGACAATGTCGGCGTGGTATCACCCTCACGGGCCATGGAAATGGCCGAGGATGCGGGGCTCGATCTCGTGGAAATCTCGCCCAACGCCAATCCGCCGGTCGCCAAGATCATGGATTTCGGCAAGTTCAAGTACGAACAGCAGAAGCGGGAATCCGAGGCCCGCAAGAAGCAGAAAACGATCGAGGTGAAGGAGGTGAAATTCCGCCCTAACACCGACACGCACGACTACGACGTGAAGATGAAAAACGTCTACAAGTTCCTCGGGAACGGCGACAAGGTCAAGATCACGCTCCGCTTCCGCGGCCGCGAGATGGCCCACCAGGAGCTGGGCCGCGACTTGCTGTTGCGGGTGGCCGAGGACACCAAGGAGCATGGCAAGGTCGAGAACATGCCCAAGATGGAAGGCCGCCAGATGATCATGCTCATAGGCCCCATCGCCAAATAGGCGGATCACCGCCAGAACGACCGACCGCGGGAGCCCCTGCCACCGGTCACGGCTGCAAGGGCGCAGCTTGAGCCCCGGGCCTCCCCAAGCTAGGTAAGCTGGCAAGGAGGCCCGCCATGAACGCACCCGCCAAGATCACGGCCAAAGACGCCCCCGAGCTCAATCGCTTCAGCTGGGAGGATCCCTTCCATCTCAATGCGCAGCTCGGCGAAGACGAGCGCATGTTGGGTGAGGCGGCGGCGAAATTCGCGGCCGACGAGCTCGCCCCCCGTGTCATCGCGGCCTATCGCGAAGAGACGGTCGCGCCCGAGCTCTTCGCCAAGATGGGCGAGGCCGGGCTTCTCGGCGCCACGGTGCCGGAGGCCTATGGCGGACTCGGCGCATCCTACACGGCCTACGGCCTCATCGCCCGCGAGATCGAGCGCATCGATAGCGGCTACCGCTCCATGATGAGCGTTCAGTCCTCGCTCGTCATCTATCCGATCTACGCCTACGGCTCCGAGGAGCAGCGCGAGAAATACCTTCCGGGCCTCACCTCGGGGCAGCTCATCGGCTGCTTCGGCCTCACAGAGCCCGATGCGGGCTCCGACCCCGCGGGCATGAAGACCCGCGCGGAAAAGACCGCGACGGGATACCGGATCACGGGCTCCAAGATGTGGATCTCCAACAGCCCCATCGCCGACGTCTTCGTCGTCTGGGCGAAGTCGGAGGCCCATGGCGGCAAGATCCGAGGCTTCGTGCTGGAAAAGGGCATGACGGGCCTCTCTGCGCCCAAGATCGGCGGCAAGCTCAGCCTGCGCGCATCAGTGACCGGAGAAATCGTCATGGACGGTGTCGAGGTGGGCGAAGACGCGCTCCTTCCGGGCGTCGAAGGCCTCAAAGGGCCCTTCGGCTGCCTCAACCGCGCGCGCTACGGCATTTCCTGGGGCGTCATGGGCGCGGCAGAATTCTGCTGGACGGCGGCGCGGCAATACGGGCTCGACCGCAAGCAATTCGGCAAGCCCCTCGCGCAGACCCAGCTCTTCCAGAAGAAACTCGCAGATATGCAGACCGAAATCAGCCTCGGCCTTCAAGGTGCGCTCCGCCTCGGGCAGATGATGGACGAGGGCACCGCCTCGCCCGAGCTCATCAGCCTCATGAAGCGCAACAACTGCGGAAAGGCCCTCGATATCGCCCGCGTGGCGCGCGACATGCATGGCGGCAACGGGATCCAGGAAGACTACCAGGTCATGCGCCATGCCGCGAACCTCGAGACCGTGAACACCTACGAGGGCACCCATGACATTCACGCGCTCATTCTGGGGCGCGCGCAGACCGGGCTGCAGGCGTTCTTCTGATCGCGCGATTGGCCCGGGCTGCTGCACAGTCAATTTCTGCGCGCGAATCCGGCGACACCGGGCCCGTGCCCGCGTAAGGTGGTGACATGATGCCGAAAGACAGTCCTCAACCGCGCCCCCTGCCCGATCTCTCCGAGCTCAACCGTCAGGATTGGCAGACCGCGCTGCGCGCGCATTGCGAAGACGTGGGCGATTACATCGAGCTCGATCCCGATCACCACATCATCCAGGTGGGGAGCGGTGCGCGGCTGCTCGTGACCTTCGAATCCGCATACGACATCCGCAACAATCACGATCTCGCGCTGCCCCACGGGCTGACGCTGGCACGCGAGGATCTCGATGCGACGGTCATGGTTGTGCTCTGCCAGCGGCCCACATGGTTCCGCGCGCCCGCGATCTACGCCTTCTTCGACGCGCTCACCGACGAGGGTGTCTTCGACGATTACGATCATGTCTGCTTTTTCGGCGCGGGCCTCGGGGGCTACGCGGCGGCGGCCTTCAGCGTCGCGGCGCCGGGCGCCGATGTCATCGCCATCAGCCCGCAGGCGACGCTCGACCCGAGGATGACGGAATGGGACCCGCGCTTCGTGGGCATGCGCAAACGCTCTTTTTCGGATCGCTATGGCTACGCGCCGGAGATGGCGCAGGCCGCGCGGCACCTGCTCGTGCTTTACAATCCCGATGAAGAGCTCGAGGCCATGCACGCGGCGCTCTTCGCGCGCCCGTCAGACCCGACAGGTCTCACGCGCTTCCGGTGCCGCTACTTAGGGCGCGATCTGCCTTCGGTCATGGAGGATCTGCGCATCTTGCCCGATGCGATTAAGCTCGGCCTCGACGGCAAGCTGGACCTCACCCGGTTCGCGCAACTCTTCCGGCGTCGCCGGGACTACGCGCCCTATCTCAGGCAACTCCTCAAAGAGGTGGAAGAGCTGGACCGACCCAAGCTCATCACCTGGCTCGCAGGCTCTTCGCTGAAGCGGAAGCCGATGCCGGCCATGCGGCGCGCCCTCAAACGCGTGGCCGAACGGGAAAAAGCCGCCTCCGCGGCAGAGTGATCAGAGCCCGCCTTCGCGCCGGATGAAGCTCACGATCTCGTCTACGCCCCCGCCGGATTTTAACGAGGCCATAACGAAGGGAAGCGTTCCGCGGTTCGCTGCGGCGTCACGTTCGAGCTGGGCAATGTCGACGCCCACGTGGGGCGCGAGATCGGTCTTGTTGATGATGAGAAGATCGGACCGGGTGACCCCGGGACCTTTCTTGCGCGGAATATCCTGCCCTGCCGCCGTATCGATGACGTAGAGCGAAAGATCGGCGAGCTCCGGGCTGAAGGTGGCCGCCAGATTGTCTCCGCCGGATTCGATCAAGATCAGCTCGAGATCCGGCAGGCTCGTGGTCAGATCGGCCACGGCGCGCAGGTTGATGGAGGCATCTTCCCGGATGGCCGTGTGCGGGCAGCCGCCCGTCTCCACGCCACGGATGCGGGCCTCCGGCAGCGCTTGGGCACGCAGCAGAAATTCCGCGTCCTCGCGCGTGTAGATGTCGTTGGTGATGACGGCCATGGAATGCTCTGCCGCCATCGCGCGGCAGAGCTGCTCTGTCAGCGTCGTTTTCCCAGCGCCGACGGGGCCGCCGATCCCGACGCGTAAGGGGCCGTTGCCGCTCATGTCCTGAAGATCCTCGCAGATTGAGCTTCGTGCGCCATGGCACTGAGATCGCTGAAGAATGCCCCTGTGGCAAGATCGTCGATACCGGTCTCCGCGGCCCTCTCTGCGAGCTCTGAGATCGTCTCTGACAAGCCGGCGAGGACGCGCTGCCCCTCGCTCTGCCCGAGCGGGACAAACCGCACGGCGCAGGAGACGAGATTGGACGCGAAGCTCTGCAAGTAGATCGCAGCGATGGTCGCGGGCGGCAGGGTGAATCCCTTCGTGGCCATCCCGACCGCCACCGGAAGCGGCGCTGCCGGGATATCGTGGCCCAATTCGGCCAGCGTATCGACGAAGGCCCGCCCCTGCGCTTCCGTCTCCTCCAGTCGTTCCTTGCTCCCGGCCACCGCACGCGCGATGGCGCTCACCTCTTCGCCACGCTGCGCCGCGCAGAGCAGCACCGCGTCACTCCAGCCGCCACCGGCGCAAAGGACAGTCTCCAGCCATGCCGCCAAGGTGCGGGCATCCTTCACGGTGCCGTCGGAAATGGCTGTCTCGAGACCGTGGGAATAGGCGTAGCTCCCCAACGGAAATGCAGGCGAGAGCCATTGCGTGAGCGCGAGAAGCTCAGTGGTCATGGGCATGCCCCATGGTGCGCCCGTGGCCATAGGCACCGCCTTCGGGGCGAAACGGCCCTGAAACCTCCGTGATCTCGGCTCCGAGTTGGGTCAGCATCTCGCGCAGGACCGGATCGGACTGGATGAGCAGGTGATCATCGTGCACTTCGCAGGGAGTATGACGATTGCCGATATGCCAGGCGAGCCGCGGCAGAGCGCCCTTGATCCTGAGGAGCGTCTCATCGGCCGCGCGCACCTCCACGGCGTCGCCAGACTCGAGCAGGAAAGCCTGCCCGGGCTCCACATGCGTCGTGTGCGGGAGATCGACAAGGAAGTCCGCGCCGTCTGACCGGACCAGACGTTTGCGGCGCAGAAGGCGCCCGGCATAATCGAGCGTCACATGGGCCACGGGCGCGTCGCTCGCACCCACGGCAGTTGCGCGGGGCAGGCTCATGCCCGCCCCCTAGCGCGGCTTAGAAGACCATCCGGTCCCGGAAGACGTGCCGGACGGCCGTCTCGCGTGTTAGTCCACGCTTGGCCAGCTCTTCGTCCGACATCGACATGAAATACTCGATTTCGTCCGAGCGTGCCTGCGCCCGACCGAACTTCACCAGGCCGTCGGTGACGGCTGTTCCAAGGGAGCGGAGGGCGCTGGTGACGGTGCGCCCGGCGGGGATATCTGACATGAATGCCATGCGGTGCCTCAGGGTCTGTCTTTCGATTGCCCCTGACGTAGCCACACCACCCGGGGCTGACATCCCCCATGTCCGGGACCCCGCCATGCACCTCATGCAAAGCCTTTATCCGATTGATACCGCTCACCATTCTACCCCCACGACCGAGACTTCGCCGGAGAGAGCACCGTTCTCCGCCCAGCGCACCCGGACGCCTGTGCCCAGCGCAGGATACCAATGAAAGAACGTCGTGTAGCCACGCTCTTCCCCGAGGGAGACAGAGGTGGCCACGCCCCAAACCTCGAGCTCGCAGTCGCCGAGACGCACGCGCGTGGGCGTGTCGCCCACCGACACGGAAAACACGCCGGGAAAGGCAAAGCGCTGCTGGGTGGTGACGAGAGCGATGTCTTCCGTCAGGCCGAGCCGTGGATAGGGAAGCGCCGCGAGCCCCGCCGGCCAATCGTGGGTGAGCCGGGTCTGGCCCACTTCGGAGACCAGAGGGTAGATCCCGTGGAGCGCCGTGCGCGCCTCGCCGGTATCCTCGCCCAGCGTCGTCAAAAGCCGAGCCTCGATCATGTCGGCTTGCGCCATGTGCCGCTCGATCTGCCCGGTGTCGAGAATGAAGGCGACGCCGGTGGCGAGGTCGTCGGCCGCGGGGCATGCCAAAACGGGCGCGGCGAGGCTGGTCAGGAGGAGGGCCTTCAAAAGAGAAAGTACCTCTGCGCCATGGGCAGCTCGCTCGCAGGCTCGCAGGTCAAAAGATCCCCATCGGCGCGCACCTCGTAAGTCTCGGGGTTCACGTCGACCTCGGGCGTCGCATCGTTGAGCACCATGGAGGATTTTCCGATGCCGCGCGTGTTCTTCACCGCCACCGTCTTCTTCGCGAGGCCCAGATGCCCTGTCTCGGCGCCCTCGCTCACGAAGAGCACGGCGGAGTTCTCCACGTTTCGCCCCATCGCGCCGAACATCGGCCGCGTATAGACAGGCTGCGGCGTGGGGATGGAGGCGTTGGGGTCTCCCATCTGTGCGCAGGCGATGGACCCGCCCACGAGCACCATCTCCGGCTTCACGCCGAAAAAGGCAGTGTTCCAGAGGCAGAGATCGGCGCGCTTGCCGGGCTCGATGCTGCCGATCTCTCCGCTGATGCCGTGCGCGATGGCGGGGTTGATCGTGTATTTGGCGATGTAACGGCGGACGCGGAGATTGTCGTTGTCGCCCGTCTCGTCCGAAAGCCGCCCGCGCTGCACCTTCATCTTGTGCGCCGTCTGCCAGGTGCGGATGATGACCTCGCCCACGCGACCCATGGCCTGGCTGTCGGAGGCGATGATGGAGAAGGCCCCCATGTCGTGGAGGATATCCTCGGCGGCGATGGTCTCCCGCCGGATGCGGCTCTCGGCGAAGGCCACGTCTTCGGGGATCGACTTGTCGAGATGGTGGCAGACCATGAGCATGTCGAGATGTTCCTCGAGCGTGTTCACGGTGTAGGGCCGCGTGGGGTTCGTCGACGACGGGATCACGTGAGCGAGCCCGCAGACCTTGATGATATCGGGCGCGTGCCCCCCGCCCGCACCCTCGGTGTGGAAGGCGTGGATCGTGCGGCCCTTCATGGCCGCCACGGTGTTTTCCACGAACCCACTCTCGTTCAGCGTGTCGGTGTGGATCATCACCTGCACGTCCATGTCGTCGGCCACGCTGAGGCAGGTGTCGATGGCCGCGGGCGTCGTCCCCCAATCCTCGTGGAGCTTCATGGCGCAGGCCCCGGCCTTCACCATCTCAACGAGCGCATCCGGCCGCGAGGCGTTCCCTTTGCAGGAGAGCCCGATATTGACGGGCACAGCGTCCAAAGCCTGCAGCATCCGCCCGATATGCCACGGCCCCGGCGTGCAGGTGGTTGCGAGGGTGCCGTGCGCCGGGCCCGTGCCGCCGCCGAGCATCGTGGTCAGCCCCGAATGTAGCGCATCCTCGATCTGCTGCGGGCAGATGAAATGGATATGCGCGTCGAACCCTCCGGCGGTGAGGATCTTGCCCTCGCCCGCGATGGCCTCCGTCCCCGGGCCGATCACGATGTCGACGCCGGGCTGCGTGTCGGGGTTCCCCGCCTTGCCGATGGCCGCGATGCGCCCGTCTGTGAGGCCCACATCGGCCTTGTAGATGCCTGTGTGGTCCACGATGAGCGCGTTCGTGATGACGGTATCGACGGTGCCCTCGGCCCGCGTGCGCTGGCTCTGCCCCATCCCGTCACGGATGACCTTACCACCCCCGAACTTCACTTCCTCACCATAGGTGGTGAGGTCCTTTTCCACCTCGATGATGAGGTCGGTATCGGCGAGCCGCACCCTGTCCCCGGTCGTGGGCCCATACATGTCGGCATAGGCCGCGCGAGAGATTTTAGCGGGCATGCGAAGGCTCCATCGATTGTATTGAAAGGATCGCGTAGGCGACGAAGGTCCAGAAAAGCCACAAGCCAGCGAAGACAAGCTCCGTGCAGGGGTCAAGAAACGCCTCCCTCACCTCTGTGAGGTAGTCCGCGCTGCAGCCTTCGCTTGGCAACAGCGTTGCCAAATCAAGCCAAACAAGGATCGGCACGACAAAGACGCTGGTCAAAAGGTAGAGCGCGCCGCCGATGGCGATGGCGAGTGTCAGCCGCGCCCATCCATGGTTCAGCTCGCGCACGTAGAAATGGAAACAACTGGACAACAAGAGCAATCCAACGAGCATGTCCAAGAAGGTCGGCACGCCCGAAGACATCATCACAGATACGAGAGTTGCGGCCAGGAAGGTGATGATCGCGATCGAGAACGAATTGCCCTCCGTCACAGCTTCCCCATCACTTTCTGATTGAAGCCGTAGACCTCGCGCGCGCCGCTGAGAGGGACGAGCGACACCTCCCGCTGTTGCCCAGGCTCAAAGCGCACCGCCGTCCCCGCCGCGATGTCGAGCCGTTTTCCCATGGCCGCATCACGGTCGAAATCGAGCGCAGCGTTCGTCTCCGCGAAATGATAGTGGCTGCCCACCTGCACGGGCCTGTCCCCGGTGTTGGCGACCATGATCACCGTGACCTCCGCGCCAGCA from Pseudomonadota bacterium includes:
- a CDS encoding acyl-CoA dehydrogenase, yielding MNAPAKITAKDAPELNRFSWEDPFHLNAQLGEDERMLGEAAAKFAADELAPRVIAAYREETVAPELFAKMGEAGLLGATVPEAYGGLGASYTAYGLIAREIERIDSGYRSMMSVQSSLVIYPIYAYGSEEQREKYLPGLTSGQLIGCFGLTEPDAGSDPAGMKTRAEKTATGYRITGSKMWISNSPIADVFVVWAKSEAHGGKIRGFVLEKGMTGLSAPKIGGKLSLRASVTGEIVMDGVEVGEDALLPGVEGLKGPFGCLNRARYGISWGVMGAAEFCWTAARQYGLDRKQFGKPLAQTQLFQKKLADMQTEISLGLQGALRLGQMMDEGTASPELISLMKRNNCGKALDIARVARDMHGGNGIQEDYQVMRHAANLETVNTYEGTHDIHALILGRAQTGLQAFF
- a CDS encoding urease accessory UreF family protein, with the protein product MTTELLALTQWLSPAFPLGSYAYSHGLETAISDGTVKDARTLAAWLETVLCAGGGWSDAVLLCAAQRGEEVSAIARAVAGSKERLEETEAQGRAFVDTLAELGHDIPAAPLPVAVGMATKGFTLPPATIAAIYLQSFASNLVSCAVRFVPLGQSEGQRVLAGLSETISELAERAAETGIDDLATGAFFSDLSAMAHEAQSARIFRT
- the ureG gene encoding urease accessory protein UreG, producing the protein MSGNGPLRVGIGGPVGAGKTTLTEQLCRAMAAEHSMAVITNDIYTREDAEFLLRAQALPEARIRGVETGGCPHTAIREDASINLRAVADLTTSLPDLELILIESGGDNLAATFSPELADLSLYVIDTAAGQDIPRKKGPGVTRSDLLIINKTDLAPHVGVDIAQLERDAAANRGTLPFVMASLKSGGGVDEIVSFIRREGGL
- a CDS encoding urease accessory protein UreE, translating into MSLPRATAVGASDAPVAHVTLDYAGRLLRRKRLVRSDGADFLVDLPHTTHVEPGQAFLLESGDAVEVRAADETLLRIKGALPRLAWHIGNRHTPCEVHDDHLLIQSDPVLREMLTQLGAEITEVSGPFRPEGGAYGHGRTMGHAHDH
- the infC gene encoding translation initiation factor IF-3, whose translation is MARRPHNAPPTRDTGPRVNDRIRAPEIRLIDENGDNVGVVSPSRAMEMAEDAGLDLVEISPNANPPVAKIMDFGKFKYEQQKRESEARKKQKTIEVKEVKFRPNTDTHDYDVKMKNVYKFLGNGDKVKITLRFRGREMAHQELGRDLLLRVAEDTKEHGKVENMPKMEGRQMIMLIGPIAK
- a CDS encoding DUF1127 domain-containing protein; translation: MSDIPAGRTVTSALRSLGTAVTDGLVKFGRAQARSDEIEYFMSMSDEELAKRGLTRETAVRHVFRDRMVF
- the ureC gene encoding urease subunit alpha, translating into MPAKISRAAYADMYGPTTGDRVRLADTDLIIEVEKDLTTYGEEVKFGGGKVIRDGMGQSQRTRAEGTVDTVITNALIVDHTGIYKADVGLTDGRIAAIGKAGNPDTQPGVDIVIGPGTEAIAGEGKILTAGGFDAHIHFICPQQIEDALHSGLTTMLGGGTGPAHGTLATTCTPGPWHIGRMLQALDAVPVNIGLSCKGNASRPDALVEMVKAGACAMKLHEDWGTTPAAIDTCLSVADDMDVQVMIHTDTLNESGFVENTVAAMKGRTIHAFHTEGAGGGHAPDIIKVCGLAHVIPSSTNPTRPYTVNTLEEHLDMLMVCHHLDKSIPEDVAFAESRIRRETIAAEDILHDMGAFSIIASDSQAMGRVGEVIIRTWQTAHKMKVQRGRLSDETGDNDNLRVRRYIAKYTINPAIAHGISGEIGSIEPGKRADLCLWNTAFFGVKPEMVLVGGSIACAQMGDPNASIPTPQPVYTRPMFGAMGRNVENSAVLFVSEGAETGHLGLAKKTVAVKNTRGIGKSSMVLNDATPEVDVNPETYEVRADGDLLTCEPASELPMAQRYFLF
- a CDS encoding phosphoadenosine phosphosulfate reductase, whose product is MMPKDSPQPRPLPDLSELNRQDWQTALRAHCEDVGDYIELDPDHHIIQVGSGARLLVTFESAYDIRNNHDLALPHGLTLAREDLDATVMVVLCQRPTWFRAPAIYAFFDALTDEGVFDDYDHVCFFGAGLGGYAAAAFSVAAPGADVIAISPQATLDPRMTEWDPRFVGMRKRSFSDRYGYAPEMAQAARHLLVLYNPDEELEAMHAALFARPSDPTGLTRFRCRYLGRDLPSVMEDLRILPDAIKLGLDGKLDLTRFAQLFRRRRDYAPYLRQLLKEVEELDRPKLITWLAGSSLKRKPMPAMRRALKRVAEREKAASAAE
- a CDS encoding urease subunit beta, whose amino-acid sequence is MIPGEVLPAAGEIEINAGAEVTVIMVANTGDRPVQVGSHYHFAETNAALDFDRDAAMGKRLDIAAGTAVRFEPGQQREVSLVPLSGAREVYGFNQKVMGKL